Part of the Candidatus Aramenus sp. CH1 genome is shown below.
AATAAAGGTTATTTGGGTGAGGAAGTCAAACCCCTTCGCGTTCTCACCCTAAAAAGCTTTTCATAAGAAAATTCAATTTAAATCAAAATAACAAAATTCTTGTCCACGCTCGGATACCTAGTGATAAAAGGAGATGGGTTCAAGCTGTTGGGCAAGGTAGTAGAAGGAGTTCTCAAAGCAACGAGGCTAAAGCTAGGTAGCGAGGAAATAACTGGAGAGGGAGCTTTAGGAAGGCTATTTTTGCTAAACGGAAAAGCTGAGATGAGAGTGTACGTTGCAGATATAGACGAGACGTTTTTTGAGAAGCTTTAGAAAAGGCAAAGCTTTTCACGCAGAAGGTTGAAGCGACAAGTTAAGGTAATGAATTTCCCACTAGCTCTTTTGCTCTTAAAATCACTTGAAGAAGCATTTCCTTAGAAAGTTTTCCAGTGTTCACGTTTCTAGGGCTTGGGTGATAAGAGCCCAATAACCAAACGTCTTTCTCGCCTCTTAACAAGACTTCTGCCCCGTGAGAGAAGCTTACCTTAGGCACTTGGTATCCCAGCTGTTTAAAAGCAACTAATAAAGCGTCCCAAGCTACCCTTCCCAGAGCAACAAAAACCTTAGCGTTCTTCAGCATCCTTATCTCGTCAACCAGAAAGGCGTTACAGTTCCTTATTTCCTCGGTTGTTGGTTTGTTTTCTGGAGGAACGCACTTTACGGCAGAGGTTACGTAAACCTTAAGCAGGAGGCCGTCATTTTTGTGCTCAGACGTTGGTTTGTTTGCTAACCCGGCTTCGTAAAGGACCCACGTTAGGTTGTTTGCGCTTTTATCTCCGGTAAACATTCTCCCAGTTCTGTTTCCACCTCTAGCTGCGGGGGCAAGTCCTACAATAACTATCTTAGCCATGACATCTCCGTTTGGAGGGACTGGCTTTCCCCAGTAATCTTGAGGGAAGGATTCTCTATACTCAGCTAGCCTGGGGCAAAGCCTGCATGAAATGAGCCTAGAGAAAAAATTGTTCATCACGAGTATAAAGTTTAATAAGGTTTATTTAAATGAAGCCTATTTTCTTGAATTAAACCTAAAG
Proteins encoded:
- a CDS encoding uracil-DNA glycosylase, whose protein sequence is MAKIVIVGLAPAARGGNRTGRMFTGDKSANNLTWVLYEAGLANKPTSEHKNDGLLLKVYVTSAVKCVPPENKPTTEEIRNCNAFLVDEIRMLKNAKVFVALGRVAWDALLVAFKQLGYQVPKVSFSHGAEVLLRGEKDVWLLGSYHPSPRNVNTGKLSKEMLLQVILRAKELVGNSLP